Proteins encoded together in one Yersinia mollaretii ATCC 43969 window:
- a CDS encoding TonB-dependent hemoglobin/transferrin/lactoferrin family receptor, with product MPRSTSDRFRWSPLSLAIACTLPFAAQAADTPTAQTAETTTAQTTAAKTSSKKHSTDTMVVTATGNERSSFEAPMMVTVVEANTPTSETATSAADMLRNIPGLTVTGSGRVNGQDVTLRGYGKNGVLTLVDGVRQGTDTGHLNSTFLDPALVKRVEVVRGPSALLYGSGALGGVIAYETVDAADLLLPGQNSGYRVYSSAATGDHSFGLGASAYGRTDDVDGILSFGTRDIGNIRQSDGFNAPNDETISNVMAKGTWRIDQIQSLSANLRYYNNSALEPKNPQTSAASSSNVMTDRTTIQRDVQLKYNLKPLDQEWLNATAQVYYSEVEINARPQGTAEEGREQTTKGGKLENRTRLFTDSFASHLLTYGTEAYKQEQTPGGATESFPQADIRFGSGWLQDEITLRDLPVSILAGTRYDNYKGSSEGYADVDADKWSSRGAVSVTPTDWLMLFGSYAQAFRAPTMGEMYNDSKHFSMNIAGNTLTNNWVPNPNLKPETNETQEYGFGLRFSDLMMEEDELQFKTSYFDTKAKNYITTGVTMDFGFGPGGLYCKTCSTYSTNIDRAKIWGWDATLSYQTQWFNLGLAYNRTRGKNENTNEWLDTINPDTVTSTLDVPVANSGFAVGWIGTFADRSSRVSSSGSPQAGYGVNDFYVSYKGQEQLKGVTTTVMLGNAFDKEYYAPQGVPQDGRNAKLFVSYQW from the coding sequence ATGCCTCGTTCCACTTCCGACCGTTTCCGCTGGTCCCCTCTCAGTTTAGCAATCGCTTGCACTTTGCCTTTCGCTGCACAAGCCGCTGATACCCCAACCGCTCAAACGGCGGAGACCACCACAGCGCAAACCACTGCCGCGAAAACCAGCAGTAAAAAGCACAGCACCGACACCATGGTGGTGACGGCGACCGGTAATGAGCGCAGCAGTTTTGAAGCGCCGATGATGGTCACGGTGGTTGAAGCCAACACGCCAACCAGCGAAACCGCCACCAGCGCCGCCGATATGCTGCGCAACATCCCGGGGCTGACGGTGACGGGCAGCGGGCGGGTCAATGGTCAGGATGTGACACTGCGCGGCTACGGCAAAAACGGCGTACTGACGCTAGTCGATGGCGTTCGCCAAGGGACAGATACCGGCCACCTGAACTCTACTTTCCTTGATCCGGCGCTGGTGAAACGCGTTGAAGTGGTGCGTGGCCCCTCCGCGCTGCTGTACGGCAGTGGTGCCTTGGGTGGGGTTATCGCCTATGAAACTGTCGATGCTGCCGATCTGTTGTTACCGGGCCAAAACAGCGGTTATCGGGTTTACAGCTCGGCCGCCACCGGCGATCACAGCTTTGGTCTGGGTGCCAGTGCCTATGGCCGCACTGATGATGTCGATGGCATTCTCTCCTTTGGGACGCGTGATATCGGCAATATCCGTCAGAGCGACGGTTTTAATGCGCCCAATGATGAAACCATCAGCAATGTGATGGCAAAAGGCACTTGGCGCATTGACCAAATTCAATCGTTGAGCGCCAATCTGCGCTATTACAACAACAGCGCGCTGGAGCCAAAGAACCCGCAAACCAGCGCGGCATCCAGCAGCAATGTCATGACCGATCGAACGACGATTCAGCGCGATGTCCAACTCAAGTACAACCTCAAACCACTGGATCAAGAGTGGTTGAATGCCACGGCGCAAGTTTACTACTCCGAAGTGGAGATCAATGCACGGCCACAAGGCACCGCAGAAGAGGGGCGCGAGCAGACCACCAAAGGTGGGAAGTTGGAAAACCGCACCCGCCTGTTCACCGACAGCTTTGCCTCACACTTGCTGACTTACGGCACCGAAGCCTATAAACAGGAGCAGACGCCGGGCGGCGCGACCGAGAGTTTCCCGCAAGCGGATATCCGTTTCGGCTCTGGCTGGCTGCAAGATGAGATCACCCTGCGCGACCTGCCGGTTTCTATTTTGGCCGGGACTCGCTATGACAACTACAAGGGTAGCAGCGAAGGCTACGCCGATGTTGATGCCGATAAATGGTCATCACGCGGTGCCGTCAGCGTGACGCCAACCGACTGGCTGATGCTGTTTGGTTCCTATGCGCAGGCGTTCCGCGCCCCGACCATGGGCGAGATGTACAACGACTCAAAACACTTCTCAATGAATATCGCCGGTAACACCTTGACCAACAACTGGGTGCCGAATCCCAATCTGAAACCAGAAACCAACGAAACCCAAGAGTACGGTTTTGGCTTGCGTTTTAGTGACTTGATGATGGAAGAGGATGAACTGCAATTCAAAACCAGTTACTTCGATACTAAAGCCAAAAACTACATCACAACTGGCGTCACCATGGACTTTGGCTTCGGGCCGGGGGGTCTGTATTGCAAAACCTGCTCTACCTACTCAACGAATATCGATCGCGCAAAAATCTGGGGCTGGGATGCCACTTTAAGCTACCAGACTCAATGGTTTAACTTAGGTCTGGCCTATAACCGTACCCGTGGTAAGAACGAAAATACCAACGAATGGCTCGATACCATCAACCCAGATACGGTCACCAGTACCCTCGACGTCCCTGTGGCGAATAGCGGCTTTGCTGTGGGTTGGATTGGGACATTTGCCGATCGCTCTAGCCGTGTTTCCAGCTCTGGTTCACCGCAAGCCGGTTATGGCGTCAATGATTTCTATGTCAGCTATAAAGGCCAAGAGCAGTTGAAAGGCGTCACCACCACCGTGATGTTGGGTAACGCCTTCGATAAAGAGTATTACGCGCCACAAGGTGTGCCACAGGATGGCCGCAATGCAAAACTTTTCGTGAGCTATCAGTGGTAA
- the hutW gene encoding heme anaerobic degradation radical SAM methyltransferase ChuW/HutW, with the protein MNIDLVPYHAQPGLLPFPKRWATMPWRDSRPLPAESLQDSWQSLLQKALPRNKRLLYLHIPFCATHCTFCGFYQNPLQPESTARYTDYLLRELSMEAHSPLLQGGPIHAIYFGGGTPSALSAQQLHRIIGELRQTLPLAPDCEITVEGRIFNFDDERIDACLEAGANRFSIGIQTFNTRIRQRMGRKADRDQAIRFLTDLAARDRAAVVCDLMFGLPHQTPETWQEDLAIVRQLPLDGVDLYALNLLPTTPLAKSVENNRIALPTLAQQCDFYCSGADSLAQAGWHQLSNSHWARTTRERNLYNLLIKQGADCLALGSGAGGSLQGHAYMQHRSLDNYYQLIDSGQKPLMMMTQASGEHPWWAKLQSGIEVGRLDLSELIANPYPLMPLVAQWHQHNLLKDNTFCLRLTDSGRFWASNMMQALQQLIPSLITTENHS; encoded by the coding sequence ATGAATATTGATCTCGTTCCCTATCATGCACAACCGGGGCTGCTGCCTTTCCCCAAGCGCTGGGCGACCATGCCGTGGCGCGACAGCCGACCGCTTCCTGCGGAGTCGCTCCAAGATAGCTGGCAATCACTGCTACAAAAGGCGCTTCCCCGCAATAAACGTTTGCTCTACTTACACATTCCCTTCTGCGCCACCCACTGTACCTTCTGCGGCTTCTACCAAAACCCGCTGCAACCCGAAAGTACAGCGCGCTATACCGATTATCTGCTGCGCGAACTGAGCATGGAGGCCCACAGCCCGCTACTGCAAGGGGGGCCGATTCATGCCATCTACTTCGGTGGGGGAACACCCAGCGCGCTCTCCGCACAACAGTTGCACCGCATTATCGGCGAGTTACGCCAAACCTTACCACTGGCACCGGATTGTGAGATTACCGTTGAAGGGCGCATTTTTAATTTTGATGATGAGCGGATCGATGCCTGCTTAGAAGCGGGGGCGAATCGTTTCTCCATCGGTATCCAAACGTTTAACACCCGCATTCGTCAGCGCATGGGGCGCAAGGCGGATCGCGATCAGGCGATCCGCTTTCTGACGGATCTGGCCGCCCGTGATCGTGCGGCGGTGGTCTGTGATCTGATGTTCGGCTTACCCCATCAAACCCCTGAAACCTGGCAGGAAGATTTGGCTATCGTGCGCCAGTTACCACTGGATGGTGTTGATCTCTATGCCCTTAATCTGTTGCCGACCACACCGCTGGCAAAATCGGTGGAAAATAACCGGATAGCGTTGCCGACACTGGCGCAGCAGTGCGACTTTTACTGTAGCGGTGCCGATAGCCTTGCGCAGGCGGGCTGGCATCAACTGAGCAACAGTCACTGGGCGCGCACCACCCGTGAACGCAATTTGTACAATCTGCTGATCAAGCAAGGGGCCGATTGCCTTGCGCTGGGTAGCGGAGCGGGCGGCTCCTTGCAGGGGCACGCCTATATGCAGCATCGCAGTCTGGATAACTACTATCAATTAATCGATAGCGGACAAAAACCGCTGATGATGATGACGCAAGCCAGCGGCGAGCATCCGTGGTGGGCCAAATTACAGAGTGGCATTGAAGTGGGCCGTTTGGATCTGAGCGAGCTGATTGCCAATCCCTACCCCCTAATGCCCCTAGTGGCGCAATGGCACCAACACAACCTGCTGAAAGATAATACCTTCTGTCTGCGACTGACCGACAGCGGCCGTTTTTGGGCCAGCAATATGATGCAGGCGCTGCAACAGCTTATCCCTTCACTTATCACTACGGAAAATCACTCATGA
- a CDS encoding glycosyl hydrolase family 8 codes for MLIKKTTRFVFTACVLFGLLFSAAVQAQDPGWEQFKSRFLKPDGRIVDSGNHDISHTEGQGFGMLLAVLNDDKPTFDSLLNWTNKTLYNKDTELFSWRYEPNAKVKVADKNNATDGDVLIAWALLLAGDKWQNSDYITQSNKIQSAVIKHTVINFAGYHIMLPGASSFNHTSYVVVNPSYYIFPAWQAFYQYSHLKIWQDLNSDAIKQLSTMKLGKVNLPTDWVAIQSDGSFTPANGWPARFSFDAVRIPLYLSWGANNKNALTPFTRYWQGFARLETPAWVNVVTGATAEYSLPPGMLAVRDLTLGNLSQLTTTLLPEEDYYSSCLRLLSWWAAKQP; via the coding sequence ATGCTAATCAAGAAAACAACGCGTTTTGTTTTTACCGCCTGTGTCTTATTTGGCCTACTATTTTCGGCCGCTGTACAGGCACAGGACCCCGGTTGGGAGCAATTCAAAAGTCGTTTTCTTAAGCCCGACGGGCGTATTGTCGATAGCGGCAATCACGATATTAGCCATACCGAGGGGCAAGGTTTTGGTATGCTGTTGGCCGTATTGAATGATGATAAACCGACATTTGATTCATTACTGAATTGGACAAATAAAACTCTCTACAATAAGGATACCGAGTTATTCTCATGGCGATATGAGCCAAATGCCAAAGTCAAAGTCGCGGACAAAAATAACGCGACGGATGGCGATGTCCTTATTGCTTGGGCGCTCTTGTTGGCTGGGGATAAATGGCAGAATAGCGACTACATCACGCAATCTAATAAAATTCAGAGCGCGGTGATTAAGCATACGGTGATTAACTTTGCTGGTTATCATATTATGTTGCCGGGGGCGAGCAGCTTTAATCACACCAGTTATGTCGTCGTAAACCCCTCTTATTATATATTCCCGGCATGGCAAGCATTCTACCAATATAGCCATTTAAAAATATGGCAAGATCTGAACAGTGACGCGATAAAACAATTATCCACGATGAAATTGGGGAAAGTGAATCTCCCAACCGATTGGGTGGCAATACAGTCTGACGGCAGCTTTACCCCCGCCAATGGCTGGCCTGCCCGCTTTAGTTTCGATGCGGTGCGTATTCCGCTCTATCTCAGTTGGGGGGCAAATAATAAAAATGCCCTGACACCGTTCACTCGCTATTGGCAAGGATTCGCACGGCTGGAAACGCCCGCTTGGGTGAATGTCGTGACCGGAGCCACCGCCGAGTACTCCCTGCCGCCGGGTATGCTCGCGGTACGTGACCTGACCTTGGGCAATCTGAGCCAATTGACCACCACTTTACTGCCGGAAGAGGACTATTACTCCTCCTGCTTGCGCCTACTCTCTTGGTGGGCTGCCAAACAGCCGTAA
- a CDS encoding heme/hemin ABC transporter substrate-binding protein: MRLRLLSLPFILSLSACILPLNTLAANTSAAERIVTIGGDVTEIAYALGAGGEIVARDSTSLQPQAVQKLPDVGYMRMLNAEGILAMKPTLLLVSELAQPSLVLKQVADSGVNVVTIPGQTTPESVAAKISAVATALHQPEQGQKLIKDYQQRLAAVSSTPLPVKVLFVMSHGGLTPMAAGQNTAADAMIRAAGGSNAMQGFSRYRPLSQEGVIASAPDLLLITSDGVRALGGSEGIWKLPGMALTPAGKHKRLLVVDDMALLGFGLETPQVLAQLRKGMEQAQ, translated from the coding sequence ATGAGACTAAGGCTACTGTCACTCCCTTTCATTCTGTCGCTGAGCGCCTGTATTCTGCCGCTAAATACGTTAGCGGCAAATACGTCGGCCGCAGAACGTATTGTCACCATTGGTGGTGATGTAACAGAAATCGCCTATGCACTCGGTGCCGGTGGTGAGATTGTGGCCCGTGACAGTACCAGTCTGCAACCACAGGCAGTGCAGAAGCTGCCTGATGTGGGTTACATGCGAATGCTCAATGCCGAAGGCATTCTGGCGATGAAGCCCACCCTGCTGCTGGTCAGCGAGCTGGCGCAGCCCTCACTGGTGCTGAAACAGGTGGCTGACAGCGGTGTGAATGTGGTCACCATTCCGGGACAAACAACGCCAGAGAGTGTGGCGGCGAAAATTAGCGCGGTCGCCACGGCGCTGCATCAGCCAGAGCAAGGGCAAAAACTGATTAAGGACTATCAGCAACGTTTAGCCGCCGTGAGCAGCACGCCACTGCCGGTTAAAGTGCTGTTTGTCATGAGCCACGGCGGCCTAACCCCGATGGCCGCAGGGCAAAATACCGCAGCCGATGCCATGATCCGTGCTGCCGGTGGCAGCAATGCGATGCAGGGCTTCAGTCGCTATCGTCCGCTCTCTCAGGAGGGCGTGATCGCCAGCGCCCCCGACTTACTGCTGATCACCAGTGATGGTGTGAGGGCATTGGGTGGCAGTGAGGGGATCTGGAAATTACCCGGCATGGCACTGACGCCAGCCGGTAAGCACAAACGTTTGTTGGTCGTTGATGACATGGCGTTACTGGGCTTTGGTCTGGAAACACCGCAAGTGCTGGCGCAACTACGCAAAGGCATGGAACAAGCACAATGA
- the bcsD gene encoding cellulose biosynthesis protein BcsD, producing the protein MQENNYLSEQQDYYRQRQHQSGWQNVVQVLFLGIQANAEDADARAFLHSMGAKLAQQQPLPLSHTVGELEDNINQLWASYHWGFVRLDANEQEIRLTHCAWPDTDNAGEQKQWKIAFATFLAGIYGEWLSQQGGHPEVNAQWRESDIEGPLVFRYKSGI; encoded by the coding sequence ATGCAAGAGAATAACTATCTTTCAGAACAACAGGATTATTACCGCCAACGCCAGCATCAATCAGGGTGGCAAAATGTGGTACAAGTCCTATTCTTAGGCATTCAGGCCAATGCTGAAGATGCTGATGCCCGCGCTTTTCTTCACAGCATGGGAGCTAAATTGGCACAACAGCAGCCATTGCCTCTCAGCCACACCGTGGGGGAGCTGGAAGATAACATTAATCAGTTATGGGCCAGCTATCACTGGGGATTTGTGCGCCTTGATGCCAATGAACAAGAGATAAGATTAACCCACTGTGCTTGGCCCGACACGGATAATGCCGGTGAACAAAAACAGTGGAAAATTGCCTTCGCCACCTTTTTAGCCGGGATTTATGGCGAGTGGTTGAGTCAGCAAGGGGGGCACCCTGAAGTGAATGCCCAGTGGCGAGAGAGTGACATCGAAGGCCCACTGGTCTTCCGTTACAAGAGCGGTATTTAA
- a CDS encoding FecCD family ABC transporter permease translates to MNCRVHPRLMLSILLMILIVLALGSANMGALTLSFRTLWHASLDDAMWHIWLNIRLPRVLLAVVVGCALAVSGAIMQGLFRNPLADPGLLGISSGAALCVGLIIIMPFSLPPLLALYSHMVGAFIGSLAISAIIFTLSRWGHGNLSRLLLAGIAINALCGAAVGVLTYISDDQQLRQFSLWSMGSLGQAQWSTLMVAASLILPACVLGLMQARQLNLLQLGDEEAHYLGVNVRQAKLRLLLLSAILIGAAVAVSGVIGFIGLVVPHLIRMRIGADHRWLLPGAALGGACLLLTADTLARTLVAPAEMPVGLITSLLGGPYFLWLILRQREQRSG, encoded by the coding sequence ATGAATTGTCGTGTCCATCCGCGTCTGATGCTAAGCATCTTGCTGATGATCCTGATTGTCTTAGCGCTCGGTTCGGCCAATATGGGGGCATTGACCCTCTCATTTCGCACCTTGTGGCACGCGTCATTAGATGATGCCATGTGGCATATCTGGCTCAATATCCGCCTGCCCCGCGTGCTGTTAGCGGTGGTGGTGGGCTGTGCGCTGGCCGTCTCTGGCGCTATCATGCAGGGGCTATTTCGTAACCCGCTGGCCGATCCCGGTCTGCTGGGTATCAGCAGTGGTGCTGCCCTGTGTGTCGGGCTGATCATCATCATGCCGTTCAGCTTGCCACCGCTACTGGCGCTTTACAGTCACATGGTCGGAGCCTTTATCGGCAGTCTGGCCATTTCTGCCATTATCTTCACCCTCAGCCGCTGGGGGCATGGCAATTTATCCCGCCTGCTGCTGGCGGGGATCGCCATCAATGCCTTGTGCGGTGCCGCTGTCGGTGTGTTGACCTATATCAGCGATGACCAACAGCTACGCCAGTTCTCGCTCTGGAGTATGGGCAGTTTGGGTCAGGCGCAGTGGTCAACACTGATGGTCGCTGCATCACTAATCCTGCCCGCTTGCGTGCTGGGTTTAATGCAGGCACGGCAGTTGAATCTGTTACAGCTTGGGGATGAAGAAGCGCACTACCTTGGGGTTAATGTGCGGCAAGCCAAACTGCGTTTGCTGCTCCTCAGCGCGATTCTGATCGGTGCGGCGGTGGCTGTCAGTGGGGTTATCGGTTTTATCGGGCTAGTGGTGCCGCATCTGATCCGTATGCGTATCGGAGCGGATCACCGCTGGTTGCTGCCCGGAGCCGCATTAGGTGGAGCTTGCCTATTACTGACGGCGGATACCTTGGCGCGAACTCTGGTCGCCCCCGCTGAAATGCCCGTCGGCTTGATTACCAGCCTGCTGGGTGGCCCCTATTTTCTATGGCTGATTTTACGTCAGCGGGAGCAACGCAGTGGTTGA
- a CDS encoding hemin-degrading factor → MSQSIYEQYLQAKADNPGKYARDLATLMGISEAELTHSRVGQDAKRLQADARTLLAALEAVGEVKAITRNTYAVHEQMGRYENQHLNGHAGLILNPRDLDLRLFLNQWASVFTLTEETRHGVRHSIQFFDHQGDALHKVYVTEQTDMPAWEALLAKFVSAENPALQLEPLSAPEVTEPTADDATIDAEWRAMTDVHQFFQLLKRNNLTRQQAFRAVGDDLAYRVDNSSLTQLLNIAQQDQNEIMIFVGNRGCVQIFTGLIEKVTPHQEWINVFNKRFTLHLIESAIAESWITRKPTKDGFVTSLELFAEDGTQLAQLYGQRTEGQPEQNQWREQIARLINKDIAA, encoded by the coding sequence ATGAGCCAATCAATATATGAGCAATACTTACAAGCCAAAGCAGATAATCCGGGCAAGTACGCACGCGATTTAGCCACGTTAATGGGTATTTCCGAAGCGGAACTGACACACAGCCGCGTCGGACAAGACGCCAAGCGCTTACAGGCCGATGCCCGCACCCTGCTGGCCGCATTGGAAGCCGTCGGTGAAGTAAAAGCCATCACCCGCAACACCTATGCGGTGCATGAGCAAATGGGCCGTTACGAGAATCAACATCTGAATGGTCATGCGGGTTTAATCCTCAACCCACGCGATTTGGATTTGCGTCTGTTCCTCAATCAGTGGGCCAGTGTATTCACCCTAACCGAAGAGACCCGTCACGGTGTCCGTCACAGCATTCAGTTCTTCGACCACCAAGGCGATGCGCTGCACAAAGTGTATGTCACTGAACAGACTGACATGCCAGCATGGGAAGCGCTGCTGGCGAAGTTCGTCAGTGCTGAAAACCCCGCCTTGCAGTTAGAACCCCTGAGTGCACCTGAAGTGACCGAACCGACCGCCGATGATGCCACCATAGATGCCGAATGGCGCGCCATGACTGATGTGCACCAGTTCTTCCAGTTGCTCAAGCGCAATAACCTGACCCGCCAACAAGCCTTCCGCGCCGTAGGCGATGATCTGGCTTACCGCGTTGACAACAGCTCACTGACCCAACTGCTCAACATTGCCCAGCAGGACCAAAATGAAATCATGATTTTCGTCGGCAACCGTGGCTGCGTACAAATCTTCACCGGTTTGATTGAGAAAGTCACCCCGCATCAAGAGTGGATTAACGTATTCAACAAGCGGTTCACACTGCACCTGATTGAAAGCGCCATTGCTGAAAGCTGGATCACGCGCAAGCCAACTAAAGACGGTTTTGTCACCAGTCTGGAACTTTTTGCTGAAGATGGCACTCAACTGGCCCAACTTTACGGCCAGCGCACTGAAGGGCAACCAGAACAAAATCAATGGCGTGAGCAGATTGCTCGCCTGATCAATAAGGATATCGCCGCATGA
- the hemP gene encoding hemin uptake protein HemP codes for MIDNNYHIDTDYHYLADYMDKQLNKAPVLHDEPAVQYPTASKPLSVTSEQLLGEHGVAFIVHQGESYQLRQTKAGKLILTK; via the coding sequence ATGATTGATAATAATTATCATATTGATACTGATTATCATTACCTAGCTGATTATATGGACAAACAGTTGAATAAAGCGCCAGTGTTGCACGACGAGCCTGCTGTCCAGTATCCGACGGCAAGCAAGCCCCTGTCTGTCACCAGCGAACAACTACTGGGAGAGCACGGTGTGGCCTTTATCGTCCATCAGGGCGAAAGCTACCAACTGCGCCAGACCAAAGCAGGAAAATTGATACTCACAAAATAA
- a CDS encoding heme ABC transporter ATP-binding protein — MTTTPTALLEAHNLSYHVQGQRLINDVSLQIASGEMVAIIGPNGAGKSTLLRLLTGYLAPSGGECQLLGKNLNYWPPQALARTRAVMRQYSDLAFPFSVSEVIQMGRAPYGKAQNHQALQEVMAQTDCLSLTQRDYRALSGGEQQRVQLARVLAQLWQPEPAPRWLFLDEPTSALDLYHQQHTLRLLRQLTNQEPLAVCCVLHDLNLAALYADRILLLAQGELVACGTPEEVLNAETLTRWYQADLGISRHPETALPQIYLRQ; from the coding sequence ATGACAACCACACCCACCGCATTATTGGAGGCGCACAACCTCTCCTACCATGTGCAAGGGCAGCGGCTGATTAATGACGTCTCGCTGCAAATTGCCAGTGGTGAAATGGTGGCGATTATCGGGCCGAATGGCGCGGGGAAATCCACCCTATTGCGGTTGTTAACTGGCTATCTTGCCCCCTCTGGCGGCGAGTGTCAGTTGCTCGGCAAGAACCTAAATTACTGGCCGCCACAAGCATTGGCCCGCACCCGTGCGGTGATGCGCCAATACAGTGATCTGGCGTTCCCCTTTAGTGTGAGCGAAGTGATACAGATGGGCCGCGCACCTTATGGCAAGGCGCAAAATCATCAGGCGCTGCAAGAGGTGATGGCGCAAACCGACTGTCTGTCACTGACTCAACGCGACTACCGCGCGCTGTCGGGCGGGGAGCAACAACGGGTGCAATTGGCCCGAGTGCTAGCACAGTTGTGGCAACCGGAACCCGCCCCCCGCTGGCTATTTCTGGATGAACCCACATCCGCACTGGATCTCTATCATCAGCAACACACCCTGCGCTTGCTACGCCAACTGACAAATCAAGAGCCGCTGGCGGTCTGTTGTGTGCTCCACGATCTAAATCTGGCGGCGTTATATGCTGATCGCATTCTATTGCTGGCGCAGGGGGAGTTGGTGGCCTGTGGCACACCAGAGGAAGTGCTCAACGCTGAGACGCTGACCCGCTGGTATCAGGCAGATTTAGGGATCTCGCGCCATCCAGAAACGGCCCTGCCGCAGATCTATTTGCGCCAATAA
- the yghX gene encoding YghX family hydrolase, whose product MTRLTAKDFPPELLELYDYYAHGRMTKRQFLELATKYTVGGLTAVALLGQLSPNYALAQQVEFTDPDIIATYITYPSPNGHGEVRGYLVRPAKSTGPLPAVVVVHENRGLNPYIEDVARRVAKAGFIALAPDGLSSVGGYPGNDDKGRELQAQVDPTKLMNDFFAAIEFLTTHESTTGKVGITGFCYGGGVANAAAVAYPELAAAVPFYGRQPKPEDVPRIKAPLLLHYAELDTNINAGWPAYEAALKAAGTRYEAYIYPGVNHGFHNDSTPRYDKAAADLAWERTIAWFQRYLS is encoded by the coding sequence ATGACCCGTCTCACCGCGAAAGATTTCCCCCCTGAACTGCTTGAACTCTATGACTATTATGCCCACGGCAGGATGACCAAGCGGCAGTTCCTTGAGCTGGCGACAAAGTATACCGTCGGCGGCCTGACCGCTGTGGCGCTGCTCGGCCAACTCAGCCCAAACTATGCGCTGGCTCAGCAAGTGGAATTCACTGATCCCGATATCATCGCCACCTATATCACCTACCCCTCACCCAATGGTCACGGCGAAGTGCGCGGCTATTTGGTGCGCCCCGCCAAGTCAACTGGCCCGCTGCCTGCGGTGGTGGTGGTTCACGAAAATCGAGGGCTAAATCCCTATATTGAGGATGTGGCTCGCCGCGTGGCGAAAGCGGGATTTATCGCGCTGGCTCCCGATGGTCTTAGCTCTGTGGGCGGCTATCCCGGTAATGATGATAAAGGGCGTGAATTACAAGCGCAGGTAGACCCAACCAAGCTGATGAATGACTTCTTCGCCGCAATAGAATTTCTGACCACCCATGAAAGCACCACCGGCAAGGTCGGCATCACCGGCTTTTGCTATGGTGGCGGGGTGGCAAATGCGGCGGCGGTCGCCTACCCCGAACTGGCCGCTGCCGTGCCCTTTTATGGCCGACAACCGAAACCGGAAGATGTCCCCCGCATCAAAGCCCCACTGTTACTGCACTATGCCGAGCTAGATACCAATATTAATGCGGGCTGGCCCGCTTATGAGGCCGCACTGAAGGCCGCAGGCACACGCTACGAAGCCTATATCTACCCCGGCGTAAACCACGGATTTCATAACGATTCGACCCCGCGCTATGACAAGGCCGCCGCCGATCTGGCTTGGGAACGCACCATCGCGTGGTTCCAACGCTACCTCTCCTGA
- the hutX gene encoding heme utilization cystosolic carrier protein HutX, whose amino-acid sequence MSKSSLPLAEFLATQPDGTLEQIAQDYQVSPLEVVRALPQRVLVDADQFDRIWDSMTEWGDVTTLVHTADIILEHKGPLPSGFHRHGYFNLREKQGLSGHLRAQNCQAIALLERPFMGMETASVQFFNQQGEVMLKVYVGRDEHRQLRADGLAAFHQLAQQLATETAEETP is encoded by the coding sequence ATGAGCAAATCATCACTGCCACTCGCGGAATTCCTTGCCACACAACCTGATGGCACGCTGGAGCAAATTGCGCAGGATTATCAGGTTAGCCCACTAGAGGTGGTACGCGCCTTGCCGCAGCGGGTATTAGTCGATGCCGATCAATTTGACCGCATCTGGGACAGCATGACCGAGTGGGGCGATGTCACCACCTTAGTGCATACCGCCGATATTATTTTGGAGCACAAAGGCCCGCTGCCGAGTGGTTTTCATCGTCACGGCTATTTTAATCTGCGCGAAAAACAGGGCCTCAGTGGGCATCTACGAGCGCAAAACTGTCAAGCGATCGCCCTGCTGGAGCGCCCATTTATGGGGATGGAAACCGCATCGGTCCAGTTTTTCAATCAGCAAGGTGAGGTGATGCTGAAAGTGTATGTCGGCCGTGATGAGCATCGCCAACTGCGCGCTGACGGTCTTGCCGCATTCCATCAATTGGCCCAACAGCTCGCCACTGAAACCGCCGAGGAGACACCATAA